In a single window of the Pyrococcus sp. NA2 genome:
- a CDS encoding KH domain-containing protein produces the protein MGEEFEELMKKYENVSKDGEAKEMDDEEWEEFFKQEEYVKIPKERIAVLIGKKGQTKREIERRTKTKIIVDSETGEVWITSTKETKDPLAVWKARDIVLAIGRGFSPERAFRLLNEGEYLEIINLTDIIIGNEKNALPRVRGRIIGRKGRTRQIIEEMSGASVSVYGKTVAIIGNPIQIEIAKTAIEKLARGSPHGSVYRYLERRKKDLELEGSMYYENL, from the coding sequence ATGGGAGAGGAATTTGAGGAGCTTATGAAGAAGTATGAGAACGTGAGCAAAGATGGAGAGGCCAAGGAAATGGATGATGAAGAGTGGGAAGAGTTCTTTAAGCAGGAAGAGTACGTTAAGATACCGAAGGAGAGGATAGCCGTATTGATTGGAAAGAAGGGTCAGACTAAGAGAGAGATTGAGAGAAGAACAAAAACAAAGATAATTGTTGATAGCGAGACTGGTGAAGTTTGGATAACATCAACAAAAGAAACTAAAGATCCACTAGCGGTTTGGAAGGCTAGAGATATTGTTCTAGCTATAGGGAGAGGATTCTCTCCTGAGAGAGCCTTTAGGTTATTGAACGAGGGAGAGTACTTGGAGATAATAAATCTAACGGACATAATAATCGGAAACGAGAAGAACGCATTGCCAAGGGTCAGAGGAAGAATAATCGGGAGGAAAGGAAGGACAAGGCAGATAATAGAAGAGATGAGCGGTGCAAGTGTTAGCGTTTATGGAAAGACTGTGGCCATAATAGGGAACCCAATTCAGATAGAGATAGCAAAGACGGCGATAGAAAAGCTTGCGAGGGGCTCTCCTCACGGTTCTGTGTACAGATACCTTGAGAGGAGAAAGAAGGATCTTGAGTTGGAGGGTTCAATGTATTATGAAAACCTGTGA
- a CDS encoding serine protein kinase RIO, producing the protein MERIDREIAEVLGLTEKKEKDSELFKVFSEVFDRTTVETISYFYRRGKIERLYGVLSTGKEANVFAGYDSQGNKIAVKIYRTYTTEFRRIWEYLAADPRVGALPKDIRKLVFVWTRREYKNLQRALKYAVRAPEPIAFRNNVLIMEFIGDDLPAPRLKDVEKDLERKDFEELYDFAMGSIERLWKRGDMVHGDLSEYNILMWHEPVIIDWSQATVRRNRMSLTLLYRDIRNITNYFGRKGIDVEDPEEKFRELAGDELWERNLRSL; encoded by the coding sequence ATGGAGAGGATCGACAGGGAAATAGCAGAAGTTCTCGGATTAACTGAGAAGAAGGAGAAGGACAGTGAACTCTTTAAGGTCTTTAGTGAGGTATTTGACAGAACAACAGTTGAGACCATTAGTTACTTCTACAGAAGAGGAAAGATAGAGAGACTCTATGGGGTGCTAAGCACCGGTAAGGAAGCAAACGTCTTTGCTGGCTATGACTCCCAGGGAAATAAAATAGCGGTAAAGATATACAGAACTTACACAACTGAGTTCAGAAGAATATGGGAATACCTCGCTGCAGACCCAAGAGTCGGTGCTCTTCCTAAAGATATAAGGAAGTTGGTCTTTGTTTGGACCAGAAGGGAATACAAAAACTTACAAAGGGCCTTGAAGTACGCGGTAAGAGCTCCGGAGCCAATAGCTTTCCGAAACAATGTACTAATAATGGAGTTCATTGGTGATGATCTCCCTGCCCCAAGACTTAAGGATGTTGAAAAGGATCTTGAGAGGAAAGATTTTGAGGAGCTTTATGATTTTGCAATGGGGTCGATAGAGAGACTTTGGAAGAGAGGTGACATGGTTCACGGTGATCTCAGCGAGTACAACATCCTAATGTGGCATGAACCTGTGATAATAGATTGGTCTCAAGCAACAGTTAGGAGAAATAGAATGAGCCTAACCCTCCTATATCGCGATATTAGGAATATCACGAATTATTTCGGGAGAAAGGGGATTGATGTTGAGGATCCAGAGGAGAAGTTTAGGGAACTTGCGGGTGATGAATTATGGGAGAGGAATTTGAGGAGCTTATGA
- the eif1A gene encoding translation initiation factor eIF-1A, whose amino-acid sequence MPKKERKVEGDEVIRVPLPEGNQLFGVVEQALGAGWMDVRCEDGKVRRCRIPGKLRRRVWIKVGDLVIVQPWPVQSDKRGDIVYRYTQTQVEWLLRKGKISQEFLTGGSLVLE is encoded by the coding sequence ATGCCGAAGAAGGAGAGGAAGGTGGAGGGTGATGAAGTTATAAGGGTTCCTCTACCAGAGGGAAACCAGCTATTCGGAGTAGTTGAGCAGGCTCTTGGAGCTGGATGGATGGATGTAAGGTGTGAAGACGGGAAGGTTAGAAGATGTAGGATCCCTGGGAAATTAAGGAGGAGAGTATGGATAAAGGTTGGAGACCTGGTCATTGTTCAACCTTGGCCTGTTCAGAGTGATAAGAGAGGGGATATTGTCTACAGGTATACTCAGACGCAAGTGGAGTGGTTACTTAGGAAGGGTAAAATTAGTCAGGAGTTCCTTACAGGTGGTTCCCTGGTGCTCGAGTGA
- the sppA gene encoding signal peptide peptidase SppA: MPEGIWKYISFILALVLSLSIVGNVLLYTQIGELRSYENISNISTIEQPENVTVLKLQLQKLKSEVEFLRGLIASMNESKGNISIAILPIFGPIDEELALKIIKRIREIRSNRTIGGVLLWIESPGGYVGPVREIYEELKKLSHLKPIVAYTGGYAYSGAYYIACAAQKIIADPLADVGSIGVIYVHFNAEKYYENNGIEVEVFKTGPYKDMGADWRGLTPEEREIIKNQIQTYFDDFISVVSEGRNMTIEEVKKFATGRTWFAKDVNGTLVDELGDMDLAIRELLKIMGVKKANILVYDIEREKFEIGGTSLLYMPSQQAYGYITWRG, from the coding sequence ATGCCCGAGGGTATTTGGAAGTATATCTCCTTCATCCTAGCATTAGTGTTAAGCCTTTCAATAGTGGGTAACGTTCTTCTCTACACTCAAATTGGAGAGTTAAGAAGCTACGAAAACATAAGCAACATTTCAACAATTGAGCAACCCGAAAACGTAACAGTTCTAAAGCTCCAGCTTCAAAAGCTCAAGAGCGAAGTTGAGTTCCTTAGAGGACTAATAGCGTCAATGAACGAGAGCAAGGGAAACATCAGTATAGCAATACTCCCAATTTTCGGTCCAATAGATGAGGAACTCGCGTTAAAGATAATCAAGAGAATAAGGGAAATAAGAAGCAACAGAACAATTGGAGGAGTTCTACTGTGGATCGAAAGTCCAGGAGGCTATGTTGGTCCAGTTAGGGAAATCTATGAAGAGCTAAAGAAGTTAAGTCACTTGAAACCCATAGTTGCATACACTGGGGGATATGCATATTCTGGAGCCTACTATATAGCCTGTGCAGCCCAGAAGATAATTGCGGATCCTCTGGCGGATGTAGGAAGCATAGGGGTGATATACGTCCATTTCAATGCCGAGAAGTACTATGAGAATAACGGAATAGAAGTTGAAGTCTTCAAAACTGGCCCATACAAGGATATGGGAGCAGATTGGAGAGGACTAACGCCAGAAGAAAGAGAGATAATAAAGAATCAGATACAGACCTATTTCGATGACTTCATTAGCGTTGTGAGCGAAGGGAGAAACATGACCATTGAGGAAGTTAAGAAGTTTGCCACTGGACGCACATGGTTTGCAAAAGACGTTAATGGAACCCTTGTTGATGAGCTAGGGGACATGGATCTTGCTATTAGGGAATTACTTAAGATCATGGGAGTTAAGAAGGCCAACATCCTTGTTTATGACATTGAGAGAGAAAAGTTTGAAATAGGAGGTACATCACTACTATACATGCCCTCTCAGCAGGCTTATGGTTACATCACTTGGAGGGGATGA
- a CDS encoding PH1570 family protein codes for MQCEEKLEVFENGFRDGKFNVEVEVYGKDGKRVLLALIYELYLPEYGPEYVYPFECAKEFWNIYIDSSEIQGEEVRLNPIKFMNEQVKRKIESMLKEINPPFEVDIENARVYKVKDGYLVIGRNYILDPKGRLFVFNKPSIGEKILKYIWKW; via the coding sequence ATGCAATGTGAGGAAAAGTTGGAGGTTTTTGAGAATGGTTTCAGAGATGGAAAGTTCAATGTGGAAGTTGAGGTGTATGGGAAGGATGGAAAAAGGGTTTTACTTGCCCTCATCTATGAGCTTTACCTTCCGGAATATGGGCCAGAGTACGTCTATCCATTTGAATGTGCGAAGGAATTTTGGAATATCTACATTGATTCCTCAGAAATCCAGGGAGAAGAGGTTAGACTAAATCCAATCAAGTTCATGAACGAGCAGGTGAAGAGGAAGATAGAAAGCATGCTCAAGGAAATAAATCCACCATTTGAAGTAGACATTGAGAATGCTAGAGTATACAAGGTCAAAGATGGCTATCTCGTCATTGGGAGGAACTATATACTGGATCCGAAAGGCAGATTATTCGTTTTTAACAAGCCAAGCATTGGGGAGAAAATTCTCAAGTATATTTGGAAGTGGTGA
- a CDS encoding AI-2E family transporter — translation MVTVEKERIVWVAIILIILFLVWETLKELITPIVFGITATYLAYPFHVKLSKRFGKRTSILILLIVVSLLSVMFFIGVALWITDTLKNLYSYLDAFFSWLGSLKVPGFLSSLFDAMATSFPEKLRSILLQYTLSLPKFALQLIVFLAVFYASLSNADFLAKEIYELIPLSNRELGEKLIDKVKDTIDAIIKTWLFFSIIKGTFLALGFYVFGISNVAGSIAAGVLCVILELLPVVGGWMMWLAGAVLLLKRSLVLAILFSIYGIMTISPLPDYIIKPKKKAKVSSVVALVGIFGGWIAFGVVGIILGPIAIGLLLALIDAWREISTRQPSKVHRSQDA, via the coding sequence GTGGTGACCGTGGAAAAAGAGAGAATAGTTTGGGTTGCCATAATCCTAATAATCCTATTCCTGGTTTGGGAGACCCTTAAAGAATTGATAACTCCAATAGTTTTTGGAATAACGGCAACATACCTAGCCTATCCCTTTCACGTTAAACTTTCAAAAAGGTTTGGAAAAAGAACCTCCATCTTAATACTCCTTATAGTGGTCTCCCTTCTCTCAGTGATGTTCTTCATAGGGGTTGCTTTGTGGATAACGGATACTCTCAAGAACCTTTATAGCTATCTGGACGCCTTCTTCTCATGGCTTGGAAGTTTAAAAGTCCCAGGATTCCTATCTTCATTATTCGATGCCATGGCGACAAGCTTTCCGGAGAAGCTAAGAAGTATACTACTCCAGTACACCCTTTCTCTACCGAAATTTGCCCTACAGCTTATAGTTTTCTTGGCAGTATTTTATGCCTCACTTTCAAACGCTGATTTTCTCGCAAAGGAGATATACGAGCTTATCCCCCTAAGTAACAGAGAACTTGGCGAGAAACTGATAGATAAGGTCAAAGATACCATTGATGCAATAATCAAAACTTGGTTGTTCTTTAGCATAATCAAAGGAACGTTTCTTGCACTTGGATTCTACGTATTCGGCATAAGTAATGTTGCTGGCTCGATAGCCGCTGGAGTTCTCTGCGTCATCCTTGAACTACTTCCTGTGGTCGGTGGATGGATGATGTGGCTTGCAGGAGCAGTCCTACTACTGAAGAGGTCTCTAGTCTTGGCAATACTATTTTCTATCTATGGAATAATGACGATATCGCCTCTACCCGATTATATAATAAAGCCGAAAAAGAAGGCAAAAGTTAGTTCCGTGGTAGCTTTAGTTGGAATATTTGGTGGATGGATAGCCTTCGGTGTCGTTGGAATAATCCTTGGGCCAATAGCCATAGGTTTACTCTTAGCTCTGATAGATGCCTGGAGAGAAATTTCAACTAGACAACCTTCCAAAGTTCATCGCTCTCAGGACGCCTAA
- a CDS encoding AIR synthase family protein produces the protein MLVGKIPPELLAKVLKDLKPGDRVLVGPGIGIDATAVDFGDLILVASTDPITGAEERIGFYAVHVNANDVATFGAKPKWFLVTILLPEGSEDDDVIRVMSEIREVAEGMGISIVGGHTEVTPGLKKPIVIGTMLGEVEREKLVLPNPRPGDAIILTKGAGIEGTSIIAHEREEELREVFGKDFVERAKAFINEISVVREALIARDLATAMHDPTEGGIANGLHEMADINDLGFRVFASKIIVRNETKKICQFYDIDPLALISSGSLLISTPRDHAKVLVERLLSHGIEASIIGEFLAERKRVVIEGGVERPLRRPESDELWKVV, from the coding sequence ATGTTGGTAGGTAAAATTCCACCCGAGCTTTTGGCTAAAGTATTAAAAGATCTCAAGCCAGGGGATAGAGTTTTAGTCGGTCCTGGAATTGGGATAGATGCTACGGCCGTAGATTTCGGTGATCTCATTTTAGTGGCATCAACCGATCCGATAACTGGAGCTGAAGAAAGAATAGGCTTCTATGCTGTTCACGTTAATGCTAATGATGTTGCAACCTTTGGAGCTAAACCTAAGTGGTTCCTCGTAACTATCTTACTTCCTGAAGGTTCTGAGGATGATGATGTTATTAGGGTGATGAGTGAGATAAGGGAAGTTGCCGAGGGGATGGGAATATCAATCGTAGGTGGCCACACGGAGGTTACACCAGGTTTAAAGAAGCCAATTGTTATAGGAACCATGCTTGGTGAAGTTGAAAGGGAAAAGTTAGTTCTGCCCAATCCAAGGCCTGGAGATGCAATAATATTAACAAAAGGTGCCGGAATAGAGGGTACCTCCATAATTGCCCATGAAAGAGAGGAGGAGCTTAGGGAAGTGTTTGGAAAAGATTTTGTAGAGAGAGCAAAGGCATTCATAAATGAGATAAGCGTTGTGAGGGAAGCCCTAATAGCTAGAGATCTTGCAACTGCAATGCACGATCCGACGGAGGGAGGGATAGCCAACGGCCTTCATGAGATGGCTGACATAAATGATCTCGGCTTTAGGGTCTTTGCTAGTAAAATAATAGTGAGAAATGAGACCAAGAAGATATGCCAATTTTATGACATAGATCCCTTGGCACTAATAAGCTCAGGTTCCCTTCTCATTTCAACTCCCAGGGATCATGCAAAAGTCCTTGTAGAGAGGTTGTTATCTCATGGAATAGAGGCCAGCATAATAGGAGAATTCCTGGCTGAGAGAAAAAGAGTCGTGATAGAGGGGGGCGTTGAAAGGCCACTTAGGCGTCCTGAGAGCGATGAACTTTGGAAGGTTGTCTAG
- a CDS encoding damage-control phosphatase: MRVHYECLTCMATQCQKIVEFATEDLEKRKEAMIFAAKLLAREYRKDAIPAIAGSLIFLELYEFLKNDDPFKEYKQKSERNAKKVVEILRERLKIDFKLAVKLAIIGNVIDFSVGFSPDELEREVEKMLKEELYIDDREELLKEIKKAKNVLYLTDNVGEHYFDAILVEKIKEVSEAKVYIAGKEGPIINDATIEDLRRAGFENVISTGTRIVGVPLNMVSEEFREVFEKADVIIAKGQGNFETLSELEDERIFFLLKAKCSAVARELNVPRGSLICARNGKS, from the coding sequence GTGAGGGTTCACTATGAATGCTTAACCTGTATGGCTACTCAATGTCAGAAGATAGTTGAATTCGCAACCGAAGATCTTGAAAAGAGAAAAGAAGCCATGATCTTTGCTGCAAAGCTTTTGGCCAGGGAATATAGAAAGGATGCAATACCAGCCATAGCAGGGAGCTTAATCTTCCTTGAACTCTATGAATTCCTAAAAAATGATGATCCATTCAAGGAGTACAAGCAGAAATCCGAGAGGAATGCCAAGAAAGTCGTCGAAATACTTAGGGAGAGATTGAAGATAGATTTCAAATTGGCGGTTAAGTTAGCAATAATAGGGAACGTGATAGACTTCTCCGTTGGATTTTCACCCGATGAACTTGAGAGGGAAGTTGAGAAGATGCTCAAAGAAGAACTCTACATAGACGATAGAGAAGAACTGCTAAAGGAAATTAAGAAAGCTAAGAATGTTTTGTACTTAACAGACAACGTTGGGGAGCATTACTTCGATGCAATATTGGTTGAAAAGATAAAGGAGGTTTCTGAGGCAAAGGTGTACATTGCAGGAAAGGAAGGGCCGATAATAAATGATGCAACGATTGAGGACTTAAGGAGAGCAGGATTTGAAAACGTTATCTCAACGGGAACGAGGATAGTTGGTGTACCTCTCAACATGGTCAGTGAGGAATTTAGAGAGGTATTTGAGAAGGCTGACGTTATAATAGCAAAAGGCCAGGGCAACTTTGAAACGCTCAGCGAGTTAGAGGATGAGAGAATATTCTTCCTGCTGAAAGCAAAGTGTTCCGCCGTTGCAAGAGAACTTAACGTTCCTAGAGGATCCCTAATTTGTGCAAGGAACGGAAAATCATAA
- a CDS encoding PfkB family carbohydrate kinase, translating into MKFGIVGNLTIDVINGDKRPGGGAYYSGLVLSKFGKVVIYTKIGEDYPRKWLEEIENFAEVVKFKAKSTTKFALHYKNGERTIKVLSKGEMFSRDELESISERNIIINPVANELSPEDVEIFKKPSLDVQGFIRELRDKVELKEIDGSFLSKAFVVHASLEEYLKIRNPGKPDVFAITNGAKEGRLITREGELKFKPRPVSTNDPTGAGDCFLALLTYGILKFGIRDGLEFALRETEKFLSLGLKRYIELR; encoded by the coding sequence ATGAAGTTTGGCATAGTTGGAAACCTAACGATAGATGTTATAAATGGAGATAAAAGGCCCGGTGGAGGAGCCTATTATTCGGGTTTAGTGCTCTCCAAATTTGGGAAGGTGGTTATATATACAAAGATCGGAGAAGATTATCCCAGGAAATGGTTAGAGGAGATTGAGAATTTTGCCGAAGTTGTTAAGTTCAAAGCTAAGTCAACAACTAAGTTCGCTCTCCATTACAAAAACGGAGAGAGAACGATAAAGGTTCTCTCCAAGGGAGAGATGTTCAGCAGAGATGAACTGGAAAGCATAAGTGAAAGAAACATCATAATAAATCCAGTTGCAAATGAACTAAGCCCTGAAGATGTAGAGATATTTAAAAAACCTTCTCTAGATGTCCAGGGATTCATTAGGGAGCTTAGAGACAAAGTTGAACTAAAAGAAATTGATGGTAGCTTTTTATCAAAGGCCTTCGTTGTCCATGCATCTCTAGAAGAGTATTTAAAGATTAGAAATCCGGGAAAGCCAGATGTCTTTGCCATAACAAATGGTGCGAAGGAGGGAAGGCTAATAACAAGAGAGGGAGAGCTCAAATTTAAGCCAAGACCAGTAAGCACGAATGATCCCACTGGTGCTGGAGACTGCTTCTTGGCACTACTGACTTATGGCATTCTTAAGTTTGGAATTAGAGACGGACTTGAATTTGCTCTCAGAGAGACCGAAAAATTCCTAAGCCTTGGATTAAAGAGATATATCGAATTGCGATGA
- a CDS encoding NUDIX hydrolase yields MERYVLLIKAPKGYDISKFKREVEKLADKEGIVAEMYRCIALTVDIVIIYNNGIVLVERKKDPYKGYLALPGGFVEYGERVEEAAIREAKEETGLDVKLLRVVGVYSDPNRDPRGHTVTVAFLAVGEGKLKAGDDAKAVTVVPIGEIEKIKDKLAFDHAKIIEDALTLRF; encoded by the coding sequence ATGGAGAGATACGTCCTGCTCATAAAGGCACCCAAAGGTTATGATATCTCGAAATTTAAAAGAGAAGTAGAAAAGTTAGCGGACAAGGAGGGGATAGTGGCCGAGATGTATAGATGCATAGCTCTAACTGTCGATATAGTGATAATATACAATAACGGAATAGTGCTTGTGGAGAGAAAGAAGGATCCCTACAAAGGATATCTAGCTCTACCGGGAGGATTCGTAGAGTATGGAGAGAGAGTGGAAGAAGCCGCAATAAGAGAGGCAAAAGAGGAAACAGGGCTTGATGTAAAGCTATTGAGAGTAGTCGGGGTCTACTCAGATCCAAACAGAGACCCCAGAGGCCACACTGTTACTGTGGCATTTCTGGCAGTTGGAGAAGGTAAGTTGAAAGCTGGAGATGATGCAAAAGCTGTCACTGTTGTTCCCATAGGAGAGATTGAGAAAATAAAAGATAAATTGGCCTTTGACCATGCAAAGATAATTGAAGATGCCCTTACTTTAAGGTTCTAG
- a CDS encoding Mrp/NBP35 family ATP-binding protein — protein sequence MIDPREIAISARLEKVKNVIPIASGKGGVGKSLISTTLALALKELGYKVGLLDLDFHGASDHVILGFEPKEFPEEDKGVIPPEVHGIKFMSIVYYTENKAVPLRGKEISDALIELLTITRWDDLDYLVIDMPPGLGDPFLDVLKYLKRGRFIIVATPSKLALNVVEKLIQLLKDENREILGIIENMKLNEEKSVEEIAKKYGIRYLAGIKFYNDLEDRIGDVDKLLKTEFAERIRKIARTLK from the coding sequence ATGATAGACCCAAGGGAAATCGCGATATCTGCAAGACTTGAAAAGGTTAAGAATGTAATTCCAATTGCCAGCGGAAAGGGAGGAGTTGGAAAGTCCCTAATATCAACTACCTTGGCCTTAGCACTTAAAGAACTTGGCTACAAGGTTGGATTACTCGATCTAGATTTTCATGGGGCAAGTGATCATGTGATTCTTGGCTTTGAGCCAAAGGAATTTCCTGAAGAAGATAAGGGTGTTATTCCTCCAGAGGTTCATGGAATTAAGTTCATGAGTATAGTTTACTACACGGAGAATAAGGCCGTCCCCTTGAGAGGTAAAGAAATCAGTGACGCACTAATAGAGCTGTTGACGATAACAAGATGGGATGATCTGGATTATCTTGTAATAGACATGCCCCCAGGATTAGGGGATCCCTTCCTCGACGTTCTAAAGTACCTCAAAAGGGGGAGGTTCATAATCGTTGCAACTCCCTCGAAATTGGCATTAAACGTTGTTGAAAAGCTGATACAACTCTTAAAAGACGAGAATAGGGAAATTCTTGGCATAATAGAAAATATGAAGCTGAACGAAGAGAAAAGTGTTGAAGAAATAGCTAAAAAGTATGGTATTAGATACCTCGCTGGGATAAAGTTCTACAATGACCTGGAGGATAGGATAGGGGACGTTGATAAGTTGCTGAAAACGGAATTTGCTGAAAGAATAAGGAAGATCGCTAGAACCTTAAAGTAA
- the hypA gene encoding hydrogenase nickel incorporation protein HypA — translation MHEWALADAIVRTVLDYAQKENASKVLAVKVVLGELQDVNGEIVEFAMRELFKGTIAEGAEIIFEEEEAVFKCRNCGHEWTLKEVKDRLDERIREDIHFIPEVVHAFISCPRCGSHDFEVVKGRGVYIGGIKIEKEEDKQ, via the coding sequence ATGCACGAGTGGGCCCTTGCCGATGCTATAGTAAGAACTGTTTTAGACTATGCCCAGAAGGAGAACGCATCAAAAGTTCTTGCCGTAAAGGTCGTTCTGGGAGAACTCCAGGATGTGAATGGTGAAATCGTTGAGTTCGCAATGAGGGAGCTGTTTAAAGGTACGATCGCTGAAGGAGCTGAAATTATATTCGAGGAAGAGGAGGCAGTTTTCAAGTGTAGGAATTGTGGCCATGAATGGACACTCAAGGAGGTTAAAGATAGGCTAGATGAGAGAATTAGAGAGGACATTCACTTCATACCGGAAGTAGTTCACGCCTTCATCTCTTGTCCCAGATGTGGAAGTCATGATTTTGAGGTTGTAAAAGGTAGAGGTGTGTACATAGGTGGAATAAAGATTGAGAAGGAGGAGGATAAGCAATGA
- a CDS encoding M55 family metallopeptidase, with amino-acid sequence MKAFISIDLEGMPYIVSREHLFVKGALYNEARKIATRIVKVAAEELHNLGFEEIVVADSHGPMVNVIPEELPEFVSLVRGFPRPLSMVAFGEETDLAMFLGYHAKAGTGYATFDHTYSGATIDRVVVNGIEVSEFLLNAMLLGEWGVPVGLLAGDEALREDTKYTPWIEFVPFKKASGRYSAISPSMKRIEEELREGIRKAVDKLKRGSLKPLTVEKPVTVEVRFLNSAYAEIAELLPFVERTGGKEVRFRVDSMEDAYKTFEVLVFAAAGVSYITSR; translated from the coding sequence ATGAAAGCCTTCATTTCAATAGATCTAGAGGGAATGCCATACATAGTTAGCAGGGAGCATCTCTTCGTGAAGGGAGCTCTATACAATGAGGCCAGGAAGATTGCCACAAGGATAGTTAAGGTGGCCGCGGAAGAGTTGCACAATCTAGGATTTGAGGAGATAGTAGTGGCTGATTCTCATGGTCCAATGGTGAACGTGATTCCAGAGGAACTTCCAGAGTTTGTATCTCTAGTTAGAGGCTTTCCAAGACCTCTCAGCATGGTAGCTTTTGGCGAGGAAACTGACTTGGCAATGTTCCTTGGTTACCATGCAAAGGCAGGTACTGGTTATGCAACCTTTGATCACACATACAGTGGGGCCACGATAGATAGGGTGGTGGTGAACGGCATTGAAGTCAGTGAGTTCCTTCTGAACGCAATGCTGCTTGGTGAGTGGGGAGTTCCAGTTGGCCTACTCGCAGGGGATGAGGCTCTAAGAGAAGATACAAAGTACACCCCATGGATAGAGTTCGTACCTTTCAAGAAAGCATCAGGAAGATACTCAGCAATAAGCCCATCAATGAAGAGAATCGAAGAGGAACTCAGGGAGGGAATAAGGAAGGCTGTAGATAAGCTTAAGAGGGGAAGCTTAAAGCCCTTGACAGTTGAAAAACCAGTTACCGTTGAAGTTAGATTCTTAAATAGTGCCTATGCCGAGATTGCCGAGCTTTTGCCTTTTGTTGAGAGAACTGGTGGGAAAGAAGTAAGATTCAGGGTTGATTCAATGGAAGATGCCTATAAGACCTTTGAAGTTCTTGTATTTGCTGCCGCAGGAGTTTCCTACATTACATCTAGATAG